GCTAGATGAAGAGCATCTAATAAACTACCCTCCCCTTCCTGACAGTTCTCAATACCCGCAGAAAACGAAATACCACTAACTTGCTTGTTAGAGATATTGAAGGCATGATGATGGATTTGCACCCGTAAGGATTCTAATGTTTCATAAATAAGGGCTATAGAAATATCCTCAAAAATGATACAAAATTCTTCGCCACCATAGCGATACAACTTATAATGGTTTGAGCCAACGGTTTGACCCAGATATGCCTCCATCAATTGAGTGAATTCACGTAATAAATCATTACCAGCCAAATGACCATGCTCATCATTGAAGGCTTTAAAGTGATCAATATCGATCATAGCAATTGACCGATTCATCGGTACTTGGTTATAAATAACTAAATCCTTGTTGAATGTATAGAAATTATATGCACCCGTTAGTGAATCTCGCCTGCTGCTCAGTAACTCATCAATCACTTCTTTCTCTTCTTTCTCGATGAGTTGATGAAGCCAAGTAAATCCCCCCATTAAAACAAAAGACCCTAATAAAACAAGCACTAACTGATACCATTCATATTCAACTTTATGGTAAACCATCATAGCTGATTTTGGGGATGCCACCATAGTTATGACATAAATCAGATAGAATTTTGTTTTATCGGCAATAACGTTTATCTTGTCTAAAACGATCATCACTATCAGCAAGAACACACTAAATAAAATCAGATAAACCATGTGCTCTCGATTTGGAAGATCGACTAAAAATAAATAAAACCAGACCATTACAGGTGTCGCAATTGTCAAGATTTCCCCAATTTTCCTATTAAAATAATAATAAAAGAACAGCGCAAACGCATAGTGATAGGTAATAAAACCAACTAAGTTCATCGAAAACGAGAGAACAAAGTAAAGGTAAGTAAAAATTAAAATCGTAATCAAGAAAAACTGAACTTCTTTCCGTTTAACCGCCTTCTTGATACTTTTCAAAAATAGATCAGCTGTTATCAACAAACTGGCGATCATCATCGGAAGAAAGAAACTAATTAAAATTAATTGTTCGACTATCTGGTTCACGTCGTTAAACAACTCCTAACTAATAGTAATAAAGACGCATCTTGTCGACTCATTTTACCCAAAATAAATTGGGAAGTATAGCAAACTTTCGTTTATTTCGTAAGAAAAGCGGACAAGTCCGCCTTGGCCTATGAAAAAATAGGACATTTGACCCTGAATTGTCAGGAGACTTCACGCTTCAGCGGGTTAGTCGAATGATATGCGTTAGCGAGCAGCGCAAGCGCGCATTGGGGCAAATTTATCTTTTTTTCACTAGGTCA
This genomic interval from Jeotgalibaca arthritidis contains the following:
- a CDS encoding GGDEF domain-containing protein; protein product: MNQIVEQLILISFFLPMMIASLLITADLFLKSIKKAVKRKEVQFFLITILIFTYLYFVLSFSMNLVGFITYHYAFALFFYYYFNRKIGEILTIATPVMVWFYLFLVDLPNREHMVYLILFSVFLLIVMIVLDKINVIADKTKFYLIYVITMVASPKSAMMVYHKVEYEWYQLVLVLLGSFVLMGGFTWLHQLIEKEEKEVIDELLSSRRDSLTGAYNFYTFNKDLVIYNQVPMNRSIAMIDIDHFKAFNDEHGHLAGNDLLREFTQLMEAYLGQTVGSNHYKLYRYGGEEFCIIFEDISIALIYETLESLRVQIHHHAFNISNKQVSGISFSAGIENCQEGEGSLLDALHLADLALYQAKNNGRNQVRIYCER